A single genomic interval of Alligator mississippiensis isolate rAllMis1 chromosome 15, rAllMis1, whole genome shotgun sequence harbors:
- the GAL3ST3 gene encoding galactose-3-O-sulfotransferase 3 isoform X2 codes for MGAPGGRPPPLPSPWRPEQGGWVAAPPPAMACTAPAPPRALKMLSRRRALLLLLLLGSSLSLLLHRGAHLSWPPKSGAPACPSPAPGPKRMAVAFLKTHKTAGSTVQNILFRFAERHNLTVALPHPPCDHQFCYPRDFSARYVHPHTRPPAFIASHLRFRAAELHRLMPNDTVYVTILREPVAMFESLFTYYNQYCPAFRRVPNASLATFLEEPRAYYRPQEKYAMYAHNTLVYDLGGDNDHDPADATYLPGLIRQVEDAFALVMIAEYFDESLVLLRRLLNWDLDDVLYVKLNMRAPQSRGNGTAPGVAAQVRAWNALDAGLYAHFNATFWARINHAGRDCVEAEVQALRAARDRLVGTCFGGRPQPRPATQIRNKELRPWQPSAQVEIVGYDLPPGSGAPPDPRCLKLVMPEVQYSRYLLRKQSLRSRRRRGPPPPARPGPRLLPPRRSLLPKAT; via the exons GCGCCCCTGGCGGTCGGCCGCCCCCCCTGCCCTCGCCGTGGCGACCTGAGCAGGGTGGGTGGGTCGCTGCGCCCCCGCCCGCCATGGCCTGCaccgcgcccgccccgccccgtgcGCTCAAGATGCTGTCGCGCCGccgcgccctgctgctgctgctgctgctcggctcctccctcagcctcctgctgCACCGTGGCGCCCACCTCTCCTG GCCCCCCAAGTCAGGCGCGCCGGCCTGCCCGTCCCCAGCGCCGGGCCCGAAGCGCATGGCTGTGGCCTTCCTGAAGACGCACAAAACGGCCGGCTCCACGGTGCAGAACATCCTCTTCCGCTTCGCCGAGCGCCACAACCTGACGGTGGCCCTGCCCCATCCGCCCTGCGACCACCAGTTCTGCTACCCCCGCGACTTCTCAGCCCGCTACGTCCACCCGCACACGCGCCCGCCCGCCTTCATCGCCAGCCACCTGCGCTTCCGCGCCGCCGAGCTGCACCGCCTCATGCCCAACGACACCGTCTACGTCACCATCCTGCGTGAGCCCGTCGCCATGTTCGAGTCGCTCTTCACCTACTACAACCAGTACTGCCCGGCTTTCCGGCGTGTGCCCAACGCCTCCCTTGCCACCTTCCTGGAGGAGCCGCGGGCCTACTACCGCCCCCAGGAGAAGTACGCCATGTACGCCCACAACACGCTGGTCTATGACCTGGGCGGCGACAACGACCATGATCCCGCTGATGCCACCTACTTGCCTGGCCTCATCCGCCAAGTGGAAGACGCCTTCGCTTTGGTCATGATCGCCGAGTACTTCGATGAGTCCCTGGTGCTTCTCCGCCGCCTGCTCAACTGGGACCTGGACGATGTCCTCTATGTCAAGCTCAACATGCGGGCACCGCAGTCGCGGGGCAATGGCACAGCCCCAGGCGTCGCTGCCCAAGTCCGGGCCTGGAACGCACTGGACGCCGGGCTCTATGCCCACTTCAATGCCACCTTCTGGGCCCGTATCAACCATGCCGGGCGGGACTGCGTGGAGGCTGAGGTGCAGGCGCTGAGAGCCGCCCGCGACCGCCTGGTGGGCACCTGCTTTGGgggccggccccagccccggcccgccACCCAGATCCGCAACAAGGAGCTGCGGCCCTGGCAGCCCAGCGCCCAGGTGGAGATCGTGGGCTATGACCTGCCGCCCGGCTCAGGCGCTCCCCCGGACCCACGCTGCCTCAAGCTGGTCATGCCCGAGGTGCAGTACTCCCGCTACCTGCTGCGCAAGCAGAGCCTGCGCTCCCGGCGCCGCCGTGGCCCCCCTCCACCGGCCCGGCCTGGTCCCCGGCTGCTGCCCCCACGCCGCAGCCTGCTGCCCAAGGCCACTTGA
- the GAL3ST3 gene encoding galactose-3-O-sulfotransferase 3 isoform X3: protein MACTAPAPPRALKMLSRRRALLLLLLLGSSLSLLLHRGAHLSWPPKSGAPACPSPAPGPKRMAVAFLKTHKTAGSTVQNILFRFAERHNLTVALPHPPCDHQFCYPRDFSARYVHPHTRPPAFIASHLRFRAAELHRLMPNDTVYVTILREPVAMFESLFTYYNQYCPAFRRVPNASLATFLEEPRAYYRPQEKYAMYAHNTLVYDLGGDNDHDPADATYLPGLIRQVEDAFALVMIAEYFDESLVLLRRLLNWDLDDVLYVKLNMRAPQSRGNGTAPGVAAQVRAWNALDAGLYAHFNATFWARINHAGRDCVEAEVQALRAARDRLVGTCFGGRPQPRPATQIRNKELRPWQPSAQVEIVGYDLPPGSGAPPDPRCLKLVMPEVQYSRYLLRKQSLRSRRRRGPPPPARPGPRLLPPRRSLLPKAT, encoded by the exons ATGGCCTGCaccgcgcccgccccgccccgtgcGCTCAAGATGCTGTCGCGCCGccgcgccctgctgctgctgctgctgctcggctcctccctcagcctcctgctgCACCGTGGCGCCCACCTCTCCTG GCCCCCCAAGTCAGGCGCGCCGGCCTGCCCGTCCCCAGCGCCGGGCCCGAAGCGCATGGCTGTGGCCTTCCTGAAGACGCACAAAACGGCCGGCTCCACGGTGCAGAACATCCTCTTCCGCTTCGCCGAGCGCCACAACCTGACGGTGGCCCTGCCCCATCCGCCCTGCGACCACCAGTTCTGCTACCCCCGCGACTTCTCAGCCCGCTACGTCCACCCGCACACGCGCCCGCCCGCCTTCATCGCCAGCCACCTGCGCTTCCGCGCCGCCGAGCTGCACCGCCTCATGCCCAACGACACCGTCTACGTCACCATCCTGCGTGAGCCCGTCGCCATGTTCGAGTCGCTCTTCACCTACTACAACCAGTACTGCCCGGCTTTCCGGCGTGTGCCCAACGCCTCCCTTGCCACCTTCCTGGAGGAGCCGCGGGCCTACTACCGCCCCCAGGAGAAGTACGCCATGTACGCCCACAACACGCTGGTCTATGACCTGGGCGGCGACAACGACCATGATCCCGCTGATGCCACCTACTTGCCTGGCCTCATCCGCCAAGTGGAAGACGCCTTCGCTTTGGTCATGATCGCCGAGTACTTCGATGAGTCCCTGGTGCTTCTCCGCCGCCTGCTCAACTGGGACCTGGACGATGTCCTCTATGTCAAGCTCAACATGCGGGCACCGCAGTCGCGGGGCAATGGCACAGCCCCAGGCGTCGCTGCCCAAGTCCGGGCCTGGAACGCACTGGACGCCGGGCTCTATGCCCACTTCAATGCCACCTTCTGGGCCCGTATCAACCATGCCGGGCGGGACTGCGTGGAGGCTGAGGTGCAGGCGCTGAGAGCCGCCCGCGACCGCCTGGTGGGCACCTGCTTTGGgggccggccccagccccggcccgccACCCAGATCCGCAACAAGGAGCTGCGGCCCTGGCAGCCCAGCGCCCAGGTGGAGATCGTGGGCTATGACCTGCCGCCCGGCTCAGGCGCTCCCCCGGACCCACGCTGCCTCAAGCTGGTCATGCCCGAGGTGCAGTACTCCCGCTACCTGCTGCGCAAGCAGAGCCTGCGCTCCCGGCGCCGCCGTGGCCCCCCTCCACCGGCCCGGCCTGGTCCCCGGCTGCTGCCCCCACGCCGCAGCCTGCTGCCCAAGGCCACTTGA